In Astyanax mexicanus isolate ESR-SI-001 chromosome 17, AstMex3_surface, whole genome shotgun sequence, a single window of DNA contains:
- the LOC125782446 gene encoding odorant receptor 131-2-like, with amino-acid sequence MADTNESSGDAFVYQSFIKGQMSWITFIKMSVLIVVTLFAVYVNCVILYVLNSKPVFKESSRYILFAHMLFNDTVHLILTFFLYFFAVLFLKLAKAVCSMILFFDSTTFYIAPLNLAVMSLERYVAICFPLRHTEIATQKRTGIAIIFIWLIGCVNILMNIITATVLDPNFFSVSMFCAYEQLYLKLWQPEVISWLNAFLFASVTLIIVFTYISIMITARSVSFKKDSAKKAHKTVLLHLIQLGLCTMSFLYAIVDRALYVVTGSGTSLYLHVQYVNFLLLLILPRCLSPLIYGLRDDAIRPLFKHYFCPCFRKFSTAVNAQ; translated from the coding sequence ATGGCAGACACTAATGAAAGCTCTGGAGATGCTTTTGTTTACCAGAGTTTTATTAAAGGGCAAATGAGTTGGataacttttataaagatgtcAGTATTAATTGTGGTAACTCTGTTTGCTGTGTATGTAAACTGTGTTATTCTTTATGTTCTTAACAGTAAGCCTGTATTTAAAGAATCATCCCGCTACATTCTTTTTGCCCATATGCTCTTCAATGACACTGTTCATCTCATTCTCACTTTTTTCTTGTATTTCTTTGCTGTGCTCTTCCTTAAGCTGGCTAAAGCTGTCTGTTCCATGATCCTGTTTTTTGATTCTACAACATTCTATATTGCACCTTTAAACCTGGCTGTGATGTCTCTGGAACGCTATGTGGCTATCTGTTTTCCTCTAAGACATACTGAAATAGCCACTCAGAAAAGAACTGGCATTGCTATTATCTTTATTTGGTTAATCGGCTGTGTAAATATTTTGATGAACATTATTACTGCCACAGTTTTGGACCctaattttttttctgtgagcATGTTTTGTGCTTATGAACAGTTATATTTGAAACTCTGGCAGCCCGAGGTAATCAGTTGGCTTAATGCATTTCTTTTTGCGTCAGTAACCCTGATAATTGTATTTACCTACATCAGCATTATGATCACAGCCAGGTCTGTTTCCTTCAAAAAAGACTCTGCTAAGAAAGCCCACAAGACTGTGCTGCTGCACCTCATTCAGTTGGGCCTGTGTACAATGTCTTTTCTATATGCTATTGTAGACAGAGCACTTTATGTAGTGACTGGCAGCGGTACCTCTCTCTATTTACATGTGCAATATGTGAACTTTCTCCTCCTACTGATTCTGCCTCGCTGTCTGAGCCCTCTTATCTATGGGCTGAGAGACGATGCTATTAGacctttatttaaacattatttctgtCCCTGCTTTAGAAAATTCAGCACTGCTGTGAATGCgcagtaa
- the LOC111193815 gene encoding odorant receptor 131-2-like has translation MADTNESSVDAYVYQNVVKGELNWIAFIRMSVLIVVTLFAVYVNCVILYVLNSKPVFKESSRYILFAHMLFNDCVHLIFSFLLFVFATLFLKLAVVVCPIFLYLGSTTFYNTPLNLAVMSLERYVAICFPLRHTEIATQKRTCIAIGFVWLLGSINIFIDFITTAILDPKFFYVEVFCSREQLFYRLWQTEVFSVFIGVYFVSVTLIIIFTYISIMITARSVSSNKDSAKKAHRTVLLHFVQLGLCTMSFLYNTIDRALYTVAGNDANLFLNMQYPVFLFLLIVPRCLSPVIYGLRDDAIRPLFRYYLCSCSRKVRTTVNVQ, from the coding sequence ATGGCAGACACCAATGAAAGCTCTGTGGATGCTTATGTTTATCAGAATGTGGTCAAAGGAGAACTGAATTGGATAGCTTTTATAAGGATGTCAGTATTAATTGTGGTAACTCTGTTTGCTGTGTATGTAAACTGTGTTATTCTCTATGTTCTTAACAGTAAGCCTGTGTTTAAAGAATCATCTCGTTACATTCTCTTTGCTCACATGCTGTTTAATGACTGTGTTcatcttattttctcttttttattgtttgtctttGCCACGCTCTTCCTCAAGCTGGCTGTAGTTGTCTGTCCCATATTCCTGTATTTGGGTTCTACAACATTTTACAATACACCATTAAACCTGGCTGTGATGTCTCTGGAGCGCTATGTGGCTATATGTTTTCCTCTACGACACACTGAAATAGCCACTCAGAAAAGGACTTGCATTGCCATTGGTTTTGTGTGGTTACTTGGCTCTATAAATATTTTCATTGATTTTATTACAACAGCAATTTTGGACCCCAAGTTCTTCTATGTTGAAGTGTTTTGCTCTCGTGAACAGCTGTTCTACAGACTCTGGCAGACTGAGGTGTTCAGTGTATTTATTGGGGTTTACTTTGTGTCCGTGACCCTGATCATCATCTTCACTTACATCAGCATTATGATCACAGCCAGGTCTGTGTCCTCCAACAAAGACTCTGCTAAGAAAGCCCACAGGACCGTGCTGCTGCACTTCGTTCAGCTGGGCCTGTGCACAATGTCTTTTCTATATAACACCATAGACAGAGCACTTTATACTGTGGCTGGTAATGATgccaatttatttttaaacatgcaatATCCGGTCTTTCTCTTCCTCCTGATCGTGCCTCGCTGTCTGAGTCCTGTCATATATGGGCTGAGAGATGATGCTATTCGGCCCTTATTCAGATATTATTTATGCTCTTGCTCTAGAAAAGTCCGCACCACTGTAAATGTACAGTGA
- the ppme1 gene encoding protein phosphatase methylesterase 1 — protein MEKQLHLNLLASRPPIAGGLQSGAKMRMGPGRKRDFSPLPWSQYFETMEDVEVENDNGKDTFRIYSSGSHGPVLLLLHGGGHSALSWAVFTGVICSRINCRVVAMDLRAHGDTKVKNSEDLSAETMAKDIGKVVEALYGENPPPILMIGHSMGGAIAVHTAAAYHVPSLLGLCVIDVVEGTAMDALNSMQNFLRSRPKTFKSVENAIEWSVKSGQIRNIESARVSMAGQVKKCEEPLNSPGISKSISEGIIEEEEEDEEGGESNHKRKKEDDQEVKKESLYTWRIELSKTEKYWEGWFRGLSSLFLSCSVPKLLLLAGIDRLDKDLTIGQMQGKFQMQVLPQCGHAVHEDAPEKVADALATFMVRHKFTEYKESFP, from the exons ATGGAGAAACAGCTGCATTTGAATCTGTTAGCCTCCAGACCCCCGATCGCTGGAGGTTTGCAGTCTGGTGCTAAAATGAGAATGGG TCCTGGAAGAAAGCGAGACTTCTCTCCCCTGCCGTGGAGTCAGTATTTTGAAACCATGGAAGATGTGGAAGTGGAAAATGACAACGGCAAAGACA CCTTCAGAATCTACAGCAGTGGATCTCACGGCCCTGTGCTGCTTCTGCTCCATGGAGGCGGCCACTCTGCCCTTTCCTGGGCCGTGTTCACT gGAGTGATATGTAGCAGGATTAACTGCAGAGTTGTAGCTATGGATCTCAGGGCACATG GAGACACAAAAGTGAAAAACTCAGAAGACTTGTCCGCTGAGACTATGGCCAA GGATATAGGGAAGGTTGTGGAAGCTCTCTATGGTGAAAACCCACCTCCAATCTTGATGATTGGGCACAGCATGGGTGGAGCAATAGCAGTTCACACTGCTGCAGCCTATCACGTTCCATCGTTGCTCGGACTTTGTGTGATTGATGTGGTGGAAG GTACAGCAATGGATGCCTTGAACAGTATGCAGAATTTTTTGCGGAGTCGACCAAAAACTTTCAAATCAGTGGAAAACGCTATTGAGTGgag tGTGAAAAGTGGACAGATCAGGAATATCGAGTCTGCACGTGTGTCTATGGCTGGACAAGTgaaaaa atgtgagGAGCCACTGAATAGTCCAGGCATTTCAAAGAGCATCAGTGAAGGGATAattgaggaagaagaggaggatgaggaaggaGGCGAGTCCAACCATAAAAGGAAGAAAGAAGATGACCAAGAG GTGAAGAAAGAGAGTCTGTACACTTGGCGTATTGAGCTCTCAAAGACAGAGAAGTACTGGGAGGGTTGGTTCAGAGGCCTGTCCTCTCTCTTCCTTAGCTGCTCTGTGCCAAAGCTACTGCTTCTGGCTG GTATTGACAGACTGGATAAAGACCTTACCATAGGGCAAATGCAGG GAAAGTTCCAGATGCAAGTTCTCCCACAGTGTGGCCATGCTGTTCATGAGGATgcacctgaaaaa GTAGCTGATGCTTTAGCCACCTTCATGGTTCGGCATAAGTTCACTGAATATAAAGAAAGCTTTCCCTG a
- the sms gene encoding LOW QUALITY PROTEIN: spermine synthase (The sequence of the model RefSeq protein was modified relative to this genomic sequence to represent the inferred CDS: substituted 1 base at 1 genomic stop codon): MAVRHYTIDFKLCGPADHAATVRGLQSIFQEQEMTETVHDTEGHGYLATFIGKNGRFAVMRVHSHGLVTFDLQCCKGDDQAQVDNLLNALEKKLRTLLSGKIQRVKRLPALRRGEEIDRYWPTADGRLVEYDIDEIVYEKESEYQNIKILHSQQFGNILILNGDVNLAESDLPYTQAIMGSGKEHYAGKEVLILGGGDGGILNEAVKLKPKMITMLXIDQLVIDGCRKHMRKTCGNVLDNLKGDCYEVLVQDCVPVLKKYAEEGRTFDYVINDLTAVPISTAPEEESTWEFLRLILDLSIKVLRPSGKYFTQGNCVNLSEALSEYEELLGRLSCKVDFSKEVVCVPSYMELWVFYTIWKK; this comes from the exons CTGACCACGCTGCAACTGTGCGTGGCCTGCAGTCTATATTTCAAGAGCAGGAAATGACAGAGACTGTCCATGACACAGAGGGACATGGATACTTGGCCACCTTCATTGGCAAAAATGGCAG GTTTGCTGTCATGCGAGTGCACTCTCATGGTCTGGTGACTTTTGACCTGCAGTGTTGTAAAGGGGATGATCAAGCACAAGTGGACAAT CTACTGAATGCACTGGAGAAGAAACTGAGAACTCTACTGAGTGGAAAAATCCAAAGGGTCAAGAG GCTCCCCGCACTGCGACGAGGGGAAGAGATAGACAGGTACTGGccgacagctgatggcaggcTTGTAGAGTATGACATTGATGAAATTGTGTATGAGAAGGAATCTGAATACCAGAACATCAAAATCCTGCACTCACAACAGTTTGGCAATATCCTCATCCTCAATGGGGACGTTA ATCTAGCAGAGAGCGATTTGCCATACACACAGGCCATTATGGGTAGTGGCAAGGAACACTATGCTGGGAAGGAGGTGCTGATCCTTGGTGGAGGAGATGGAGGCATCCTCAATGAAGCAGTGAAGCTTAAACCAAAGATGATCACCATG CTGTAAATTGACCAGCTGGTGATTGACGGATGTCGGAAGCACATGAGGAAGACTTGTGGGAATGTTCTGGATAACTTGAAAGGGGACTGCTATGAG gTTTTGGTACAGGACTGTGTTCCAGTTCTTAAAAAGTATGCAGAGGAGGGAAGGACGTTTGATTACGTCATAAATGACCTAACGGCAGTCCCTATCTCTACAGCACCTGAAGAAG AGTCAACATGGGAATTCCTGAGGCTCATTCTTGACTTGTCAATCAAAGTTCTTCGACCTAGTGGGAAGTACTTCACTCAG GGTAACTGTGTGAATCTCAGTGAGGCGCTTAGTGAGTATGAGGAGCTGCTGGGAAGGCTTTCATGCAAAGTGGACTTCTCCAAAGAAGTGGTGTGTGTTCCTTCCTATATGGAGCT GTGGGTGTTCTACACCATCTGGAAGAAGTAA